A stretch of the Aegilops tauschii subsp. strangulata cultivar AL8/78 chromosome 4, Aet v6.0, whole genome shotgun sequence genome encodes the following:
- the LOC109732946 gene encoding replication factor C subunit 3 isoform X2 — MATENPTASPTARTLSAAFADDRRREARRRAVPAGLVKLMLHRWGAACLPKNRAALSARARAATPPPQTHTQTRPSSASAPPASQVPARQGHADAANVAARRPLREREEAAAVAVARAPTPTGFQDKPVTVAGGGSGDTATTVGRGENIWVRVPRKRTSSPQVDSPQQLSVESTAGAAEDEYVWADRYRPSVLGEFICNKAVADELHRLVTEQECNHFIFEGGQAVGKRSMVLALLREAFGPHNLQVQEHSKRIELKGEIARHIDVKIKISGHHVEVNLADLHGYENHVITTLLNESILPPHSICDHTNCKVIVVHDADRLSSDFQHYIGWFLGRYAGCNKIIFCCSDSSNLEAVKHLCKVVTLQPPSFEEMIKVLEFIAMKEGIDLPRGISSRIAVSASNNLRQAIRSFEATWRANYPFIEGQPILTGWEEEIYNVAKKIMEEPSPKQLYLIRGKIRKMIDHNVSPYFIFRHLVTELKRDRDKDFQNSVDELASNLNYCAGRKFQKDQYKEYRSRDTTLDISIEHFTVEAHDQGEAIQYFIKIEEFTVRFMSFYRSFIAKNSSKGAVL, encoded by the exons ATGGCCACCGAGAACCCGACCGCCTCCCCCACCGCCCGCACCCTCTCCGCGGCCTTCGCCGACGACCGCCGACGCGAGGCCAGGCGCCGGGCCGTGCCCGCCGGGCTCGTCAAGCTCATGCTCCACCGCTGGGGCGCCGCCTGCCTCCCCAAGAACAGGGCCGCTCTcagcgcccgcgcccgcgccgccaCCCCGCCCCCGCAGACGCATACGCAGACCCGGCCGTCATCCGCGTCGGCGCCCCCGGCGTCGCAGGTGCCGGCACGCCAGGGCCACGCGGACGCGGCGAATGTCGCCGCGAGGAGGCCtttgagggagagagaggaagccgccgccgtcgcggTGGCCCGAGCGCCGACTCCGACGGGATTCCAAGATAAGCCCGTGACAGTTGCCGGCGGTGGGAGCGGCGATACGGCCACCACCGTCGGGAGAGGAGAAAACATCTGGGTGAGGGTGCCGCGCAAGCGGACGTCGTCGCCGCAGGTGGACTCTCCGCAGCAGCTGTCCGTGGAATCGACGGCGGGGGCGGCTGAGGACGAGTACGTGTGGGCGGACAGGTACCGGCCCAGTGTGCTCGGGGAATTCATCTGCAACAAGGCCGTCGCCGACGAGCTCCACCGGCTG GTGACCGAACAAGAGTGCAACCATTTCATATTCGAAGGCGGGCAGGCCGTCGGGAAGAGAAGCATGGTGCTGGCACTTCTAAGGGAAGCTTTTGGTCCTCATAATCTCCAG GTACAGGAACACTCAAAGAGAATCGAACTGAAG GGAGAAATTGCCAGACACATTGATGTGAAAATCAAGATTTCAGGTCATCATGTGGAGGTTAACCTGGCTGATTTACATGGCTATGAGAATCATGTCATAACTACTTTGCTGAATGAATCAATCCTGCCGCCACACTCGATCTGCGATCATACTAACTGCAAAG TGATTGTGGTCCACGACGCTGATAGGCTCTCGTCCGATTTTCAACATTATATCGGTTGGTTTTTGGGAAGGTATGCAGGTTGCAACAAAATCATCTTCTGCTGCTCTGATTCTTCAAACCTCGAGGCTGTGAAACATCTATGCAAGGTTGTCACACTTCAGCCACCTTCATTTGAGGAG ATGATCAAGGTTCTGGAGTTCATTGCTATGAAAGAAGGCATAGATTTGCCTCGCGGAATTTCCAGCAGAATTGCAGTGAGCGCGAGTAACAATCTCCGACAGGCAATACGTTCTTTTGAAGCTACATGGAGAGCAAA CTACCCATTCATAGAAGGTCAACCTATTTTGACGGGATGGGAGGAAGAAATATATAATGTGGCCAAGAAAATCATGGAGGAGCCAAGTCCAAAGCA GCTGTATCTCATTCGAGGGAAGATCAGGAAAATGATTGACCATAACGTGTCACCTTATTTCATTTTCCGC CACCTGGTTACCGAACTGAAAAGGGACAGGGATAAAGATTTTCAGAATAGTGTCGATGAACTGGCATCCAATTTGAACTAC TGTGCAGGACGCAAGTTTCAGAAGGACCAATACAAAGAATACAGATCTCGGGACACAACTTTGGATATCAGTATAGAACATTTTACCGTGGAAGCACATGACCAGGGGGAAGCCATCCAATACTTCATAAAGATTGAAG AATTCACTGTGAGGTTCATGAGCTTCTACAGATCTTTCATTGCGAAAAACTCGAGTAAAGGGGCCGTTCTATGA
- the LOC109732946 gene encoding replication factor C subunit 3 isoform X1 has product MATENPTASPTARTLSAAFADDRRREARRRAVPAGLVKLMLHRWGAACLPKNRAALSARARAATPPPQTHTQTRPSSASAPPASQVPARQGHADAANVAARRPLREREEAAAVAVARAPTPTGFQDKPVTVAGGGSGDTATTVGRGENIWVRVPRKRTSSPQVDSPQQLSVESTAGAAEDEYVWADRYRPSVLGEFICNKAVADELHRLVTEQECNHFIFEGGQAVGKRSMVLALLREAFGPHNLQVQEHSKRIELKGEIARHIDVKIKISGHHVEVNLADLHGYENHVITTLLNESILPPHSICDHTNCKVIVVHDADRLSSDFQHYIGWFLGRYAGCNKIIFCCSDSSNLEAVKHLCKVVTLQPPSFEEMIKVLEFIAMKEGIDLPRGISSRIAVSASNNLRQAIRSFEATWRANSLNKHSYPFIEGQPILTGWEEEIYNVAKKIMEEPSPKQLYLIRGKIRKMIDHNVSPYFIFRHLVTELKRDRDKDFQNSVDELASNLNYCAGRKFQKDQYKEYRSRDTTLDISIEHFTVEAHDQGEAIQYFIKIEEFTVRFMSFYRSFIAKNSSKGAVL; this is encoded by the exons ATGGCCACCGAGAACCCGACCGCCTCCCCCACCGCCCGCACCCTCTCCGCGGCCTTCGCCGACGACCGCCGACGCGAGGCCAGGCGCCGGGCCGTGCCCGCCGGGCTCGTCAAGCTCATGCTCCACCGCTGGGGCGCCGCCTGCCTCCCCAAGAACAGGGCCGCTCTcagcgcccgcgcccgcgccgccaCCCCGCCCCCGCAGACGCATACGCAGACCCGGCCGTCATCCGCGTCGGCGCCCCCGGCGTCGCAGGTGCCGGCACGCCAGGGCCACGCGGACGCGGCGAATGTCGCCGCGAGGAGGCCtttgagggagagagaggaagccgccgccgtcgcggTGGCCCGAGCGCCGACTCCGACGGGATTCCAAGATAAGCCCGTGACAGTTGCCGGCGGTGGGAGCGGCGATACGGCCACCACCGTCGGGAGAGGAGAAAACATCTGGGTGAGGGTGCCGCGCAAGCGGACGTCGTCGCCGCAGGTGGACTCTCCGCAGCAGCTGTCCGTGGAATCGACGGCGGGGGCGGCTGAGGACGAGTACGTGTGGGCGGACAGGTACCGGCCCAGTGTGCTCGGGGAATTCATCTGCAACAAGGCCGTCGCCGACGAGCTCCACCGGCTG GTGACCGAACAAGAGTGCAACCATTTCATATTCGAAGGCGGGCAGGCCGTCGGGAAGAGAAGCATGGTGCTGGCACTTCTAAGGGAAGCTTTTGGTCCTCATAATCTCCAG GTACAGGAACACTCAAAGAGAATCGAACTGAAG GGAGAAATTGCCAGACACATTGATGTGAAAATCAAGATTTCAGGTCATCATGTGGAGGTTAACCTGGCTGATTTACATGGCTATGAGAATCATGTCATAACTACTTTGCTGAATGAATCAATCCTGCCGCCACACTCGATCTGCGATCATACTAACTGCAAAG TGATTGTGGTCCACGACGCTGATAGGCTCTCGTCCGATTTTCAACATTATATCGGTTGGTTTTTGGGAAGGTATGCAGGTTGCAACAAAATCATCTTCTGCTGCTCTGATTCTTCAAACCTCGAGGCTGTGAAACATCTATGCAAGGTTGTCACACTTCAGCCACCTTCATTTGAGGAG ATGATCAAGGTTCTGGAGTTCATTGCTATGAAAGAAGGCATAGATTTGCCTCGCGGAATTTCCAGCAGAATTGCAGTGAGCGCGAGTAACAATCTCCGACAGGCAATACGTTCTTTTGAAGCTACATGGAGAGCAAA CTCTCTTAACAAACACAGCTACCCATTCATAGAAGGTCAACCTATTTTGACGGGATGGGAGGAAGAAATATATAATGTGGCCAAGAAAATCATGGAGGAGCCAAGTCCAAAGCA GCTGTATCTCATTCGAGGGAAGATCAGGAAAATGATTGACCATAACGTGTCACCTTATTTCATTTTCCGC CACCTGGTTACCGAACTGAAAAGGGACAGGGATAAAGATTTTCAGAATAGTGTCGATGAACTGGCATCCAATTTGAACTAC TGTGCAGGACGCAAGTTTCAGAAGGACCAATACAAAGAATACAGATCTCGGGACACAACTTTGGATATCAGTATAGAACATTTTACCGTGGAAGCACATGACCAGGGGGAAGCCATCCAATACTTCATAAAGATTGAAG AATTCACTGTGAGGTTCATGAGCTTCTACAGATCTTTCATTGCGAAAAACTCGAGTAAAGGGGCCGTTCTATGA